Proteins encoded in a region of the Altererythrobacter ishigakiensis genome:
- a CDS encoding AAA family ATPase: MSDTNSMTLEELRELAGAIRGEVGKAIVGQDDMIDRLLIAMVSQGHVLLEGPPGTAKTFLAQSFATALGLDFGRIQFTPDLLPGDILGSNLFNFQTSQFTLTRGPIFCDLLLADEINRTPPKTQAALLEAMQERRVTLDGETHDLADRFMVVATQNPIENQGVYPLPEAQLDRFLFKLLVPYPAEEEEAAIVAKYGVHQGPPRPAELGVTAVADGATLARAGGAVAHVTAAQEITDYVVRLIRATREHADLAVGASPRAAVLLSHAARARAALDGRAYAIPDDVKALAVPALRHRLTLSPAAEIEGRDVETLVTELVEATEAPR, encoded by the coding sequence ATGAGTGACACCAATTCCATGACACTGGAAGAGCTGCGCGAACTGGCCGGCGCGATCCGCGGCGAAGTGGGCAAGGCGATCGTTGGCCAGGATGACATGATCGATCGCTTGCTGATCGCGATGGTGAGTCAGGGTCACGTGCTTTTGGAAGGGCCGCCAGGAACCGCAAAAACCTTCCTTGCACAAAGCTTTGCGACGGCGCTCGGCCTCGATTTCGGGCGCATCCAGTTTACTCCGGATCTGTTGCCGGGCGATATCCTCGGCTCGAACCTGTTCAACTTCCAGACCAGCCAGTTCACGCTGACGCGCGGGCCGATCTTCTGTGATCTTCTGCTGGCTGACGAAATCAATCGCACCCCGCCCAAGACGCAGGCTGCGCTGCTCGAAGCAATGCAGGAACGCCGCGTCACGCTGGATGGTGAAACGCATGATCTGGCAGACAGGTTCATGGTGGTCGCAACACAAAACCCGATCGAGAATCAGGGCGTCTATCCGCTGCCAGAAGCGCAGCTTGACCGCTTCCTGTTCAAGCTGCTTGTCCCTTACCCCGCAGAGGAAGAAGAGGCCGCCATTGTTGCAAAATATGGCGTGCATCAGGGACCGCCGCGCCCAGCGGAATTGGGGGTAACAGCTGTCGCCGACGGAGCAACGCTTGCGCGAGCAGGGGGTGCTGTCGCGCATGTGACCGCAGCGCAGGAAATTACCGATTATGTCGTGCGCCTGATCCGTGCCACGCGCGAGCACGCCGATCTTGCAGTTGGCGCCAGCCCCAGGGCCGCGGTGCTGCTGTCTCATGCGGCAAGAGCGCGTGCGGCGCTCGATGGGCGCGCCTACGCCATCCCGGACGACGTGAAGGCGCTGGCGGTACCGGCGCTGCGTCACCGTCTCACGCTAAGCCCGGCAGC